TTGGATTTGTTTGCCTTCAATTCTTTATCAACTAGTTGTGTATAGAAACCAGTTTTTTGATGGTGTAGCAAGGATTACCTTAAGTGTTGGGGATCACAACATATCGGGATTATTTATGTTGTTATTTTTCTTCTTTTGTTATAAAAATAAATTTAGGATTGGCATAGTTTTATCGCTTCTTTGTGTAGGTTTATTCCTTAGCCGAAACTATTTTATTAGTATATGCGTCTTCTTTTTGATTTTGTTATTTGAAGCTCCATTTTCAAAAATACTCAGCAAAATTCACTTTGCTTATATTTTTATAACTGTTAATTTTCTAGTAATATTACTCAGCTATTATTGGATTACAAACGTAGAAACTTCTAGTTTATTATACGATAGTGGAGCTAGTCGTCTATTTTCTTTTAGTTCTTTTAATGATAGTTCTAATTTAGATAGATTTGAAGCCAACGTTTTTTTAATTCAATCTTATTTGAACAATCCAATACTAGCTTTTCAAGGTTATAGAGATACTTATGCAAGCGTGTTTCAACCACTTCGTTTATTAATACATCAATCATTTCTTGAAGTTTTTGCATATACTGGGGTTCCCTTTAGTTGCTTGTATTTTTTCGGTTTTGTAAGAGTTGTCATGCGATTTTATCATAAAGATAATTTTAAATATATTTATTCATATTTGACTTTTACTTTATTTTTACATAGCTCTTTACAAGGAGCAACACTCACGCTTTTTATCTTGATTTTAAGTTTACCTTCAAAAAGTAAGAGATTACACCCATATTAGCAATCTAAAATTTATTAATGAAATCGAGCTATTTGCATATATGCTTCGAGTTTAGCTATCTCAACATAGCACTTGTATGAAAATATCTATTGTTACTCCAGTTTTCAATTCTGTAACAACAATTGAAAAAACGATTCTGAGTGTGATTTCTCAAAAAAGAAACTTTCCCTTAGAATATATTGTAATTGATGGTGGTTCGACTGATGGTACTATTCAAATCATAAACAAGTATGCAGACCAGATAAATTTGTTTATTTCAGAACCAGATCGTGGTCCTTATGATGCCATGAATAAGGGAATAAACCATTCAACAGGTGATGTTATAGGCATAATTAACTCTGATGATTGGTATCACGATAATGCGATCGCAACAGTCGAGCAAGAATTTTGTCAAAATCACAACATTTCTGTCCTCTATTCACCTATAACAAATTACTATAAAGGAGAATATGTTGCTACTTTTGTTCCTGGCGATCTAGATAAACTTTTATTTAGATTTACGCTCAACCATCCATCTTGCTTTATTACAAAGTCAGCATATAACCTTGTAGGCTTATATAACTTAGAATACCCGATCGCCGCAGATTACGATTTGATTCTTCGCTTATTTGTATCTGGCGTAAATTTTCATTATGTGAGTACGCCACTTGCCTCTTATTCATTAAGTGGAATGAGTTCTTCTGCCATACCCTTTGATAGACTTAAATTAATTCGGGAGTGCTGGAAGATTAGCTGTAGCCATTCTAACCAATTTTCTAGAGAGATGGAGCTTCAGCGATGGAAAGTATATGGAGCCTGGGTTTTCAA
This window of the Chroococcidiopsis thermalis PCC 7203 genome carries:
- a CDS encoding glycosyltransferase family 2 protein → MKISIVTPVFNSVTTIEKTILSVISQKRNFPLEYIVIDGGSTDGTIQIINKYADQINLFISEPDRGPYDAMNKGINHSTGDVIGIINSDDWYHDNAIATVEQEFCQNHNISVLYSPITNYYKGEYVATFVPGDLDKLLFRFTLNHPSCFITKSAYNLVGLYNLEYPIAADYDLILRLFVSGVNFHYVSTPLASYSLSGMSSSAIPFDRLKLIRECWKISCSHSNQFSREMELQRWKVYGAWVFNELFALPTRYFLKPPLARKLKSFLSRYLGKPVSDTYGKW